The Verrucomicrobiota bacterium sequence CTCGAACTGGCCAAAGGCAAACTCAATCTCTATCTCGATTGCAAGGACGTGAATCCCGAACAACTGGCGAATGAAATTCTTCAGGCCGGCATGGAGCAGCAGGTCATCGTCTTTGACAAACCGGACAAGTTGCAGCGCGTCCGCAAAGCCTCCAAAGGCAAAGTGGCGATCATGCCCAAGTGGCATCCCGCCGAGGGCACCACGACCTGGGTGGACAAACTTCAGCCGGATGCCGTCGAAATTGACGCGAACGAAATCACGCCCGCAATCACCAAGGCGTTTCACGACAAAAAAATAAAGGTACAGACCAAGAATCTCGGCCAATGGGACACGCCGGAGTTCTGGGACAAGGCCCTGGCGGCGCACGTTGATTGGATTCAAACCGATTTGCCGGAGGAGATCATCGCGCGCGATTTGTGGCGCCGCGTGCCGAAGCGGCCAGTGCGCATTTCACTCCATCGCGGTGCCAACCGTTACGCGCCGGAAAATACCTTGCCCGCCTTCGCCAAAGCGATTCGTCTTGGCGTGGACTTTATCGAGTTCGACGTGCGGACGACCAGCGACGGAAAGTTTTATCTGCTGCACGATGGCACGTTGGATGGCAAGACCGACGGCACCGGCCCGATTGCCAACACGCCGTCGAGTGTGGTGGCATCGTTAAGCGCTGGCGTCAAGTTTGGGCGGCCATTCGCCAAGCTCGGTTTGCCGACGCTGGAAGAATTCCTGACCGCAACTGAAGGCAAGATTGATTACTATTTTGACGCCAAGGCAATTCCGCCCGAAGTGTTGGCCGAGGCCGTCGAACGTCATCACATGAGCGAACGGACGGTGGTTTATCAAAGCCCGCAATATCTGCTGAAGCTGAAGGCCATCAATCCGCGCATTCGTGCGCTGCCGCCGCTCGGCTCGCCGGAGCAGATCGACGGACTCGCCGCCAATTTGAAACCTTACGCCGTTGATGCCTCGTGGAAAATTCTCTCGAAGGAAGTGATCGACCGCTGCCACGCGAACGGCATTTTGGTTTTCTCCGACGCCTTGGGCGCGCATGAGACGATTGCCGATTACCTGCAAGCAATGGATTGGGGCATCGACTTGATTCAAACCGATCATCCGATGCGCGTGATGCGCGCCATCGAGTTACGCGCCGCCAAAGCGATTTTGCCGTGATGCTGGTTCAGTCCTGCGTTCGGCTGTGCCTCCGTTTGGATATGAGATAACGCACGAACGACCACAGCCCTGAGAAGCGATAGCCGGGATCGACGTAGTGTTCGATGACGTAAAAGGCGAAGTAGTAGAAGCGGCAAAAACTCCAAACCGCCAGCAACAGCAGGACCGCGGTTTTCAACGTCGGCTGCTCGACGATCAGTAGCGACGCCGAAGCAAATCCGATGATCAGAAACAGAACGCCCTTGAGCTTGATCCAACGAGGGTCGGTAAGGTCTTTCATGTTGAGTAGAGTGAATACTTCGCTTGAAATATTACCGTACTTGCCCGCCTGGGCGTTCTTGGGCACTCATAGGAAGCCACAGGCAACGTCAGTCTCTTGTCGGGTCAATTATGAGTTCACCATCCCAAAGTTTGACGCAATGCGGGCACTCCCAAAACATTTGGTATGCTGGTCCTTCACCTACAGGGACTCTACGTTCAACCAAGCGTCTCCTGCACTGAGGGCATCGAACCCCACGTGACTCAACGAATACTACGATACCCACAACTGACGCTACCAATGGCCAAGGCGACGACGTCAAACCCGCCACAACTAAGCCCGTGAAGAAGACAACTAATCCAAAGACTAACGCCCATTTGGATCCTCGCGGCAATGGTCTTACAAGCGCCATGGGTGTCATTCCGCTAACGGGATTAGCTTTTCTCTCAATGAAATGACGTGGTACATCCATGCGAAGGATTTCATAACTTTTGTGCTTGGTCAAAATCTTATTACTGACCCATAAAGCAAAAACTCGTCCTGATAGAACATTCTCAACCAATCCAACGCGCGATGCCGAACGCCGCGGCTGCTGCCAGTCCGCCAATCAACGCAGTTTGCAATCCGCTGCGAGCCATCGACACGCCGGTAAACCGGCCCTTGACGGCGCCAAAGACCACGAGCGCGACCAATGTCACTGCCACGGAAACGATCAAGGCGCGATGTGTGCTTGGGAACACAAGGTATGAACTCAACGGAATCAACCCACCCACAACGTACGCCCCTGCAATCGTCACCGCGCTCTTGAGCGCGCGTCCCGGTTGCGGTTTTTCCAACCCCAACTCAAACCGCATCATGAAATCAACCCAGGCTTGCGGACGCCGACGCAATCCTTCGACTACGGAAGCGCTCTCCTCCGGAGTCAGCCCGTAGCTCTCAAATATCTCCCGCACCTCCTTCGCCTCAATTTCTGGAACCGTCACAATTTCCACTTCTTCACGGGTGCGCTCGCTGGCGTAGTGATCGGCATCGCTCCGGGCGGCCAGATAACCGCCCAATCCCATTGCAATCGAACCCGCGGCAATTTCCGCAAATCCGGCGGTGACGATGATGCGCGTGGAGGCAATGGCGCCGGTCAGACCCGCCGCCAAAGCAAACGGCACCGTCAAACCGTCGGACATTCCAATCACAACGTCGCGTACGGCTTTGCCGGCGGTGAAATGCTGTTCAATGTGTGGTGTAAGTGGCATTGAAGTATGAGAGTCGCGCGCCGTGGCCTTCGGCAAGTTCAAAGTTCGAGGTTCGCACCCGCCTTTTGCACTTCAATCGAAGGGAATGCAGTTGGTCGCGTCAGCGTTTGGAGTGCGGCGACTGGTCGCCGCTTTGGAATAGCGCCGACTGCAAAGCGGGTGTGTTCTCCCCACTCGCCCCGTGCAACAGCGGCGACAAGTCGCCGCACTCCAAACGCTCCGCGCGTATTCGACGGTTTGGAAAGGAGCTGAACTTTCTTCCTTCTCGGAAATCGTTCATGGTATTCGCCCTAACCGCGCTCATTCTTCTTCGGTGACCGAATCGTAAAACTCCAGGATGTCGCCCTTTTGTCCCTTGATCTCGGCTTCTTTGAACTTGATGGCGGTGCGCGGGTGCTGGTTCAGCACACCCGTGAGCAGGTACGGCAGATCGTAGCCCCACAGCAATTTTGCGCGCAGGGGTTCGATGGTGTTCTGCACACAATCGAGGATGGGCCGGAGATTGTACTTCGGATTGTGGAGGAACGCGATGAGCAGCTCCATCTGGCAATTGCCGGCGCCGCGCCCCAACCCGGCCATCGTCGCGTCGAGGAAGTTCGCGCCCATGATGATGCCTTCGATGGTATTGGCGTAGGCCAGTTGCAGATTGTTGTGCATGTGCACGCCGACCTCTTTGCCGGACGCCTTGCAGTAATGCTCGTATTTCTTGACGAGGTAATGAACCTTCTCGCTGTAAAGCGCGCCGAAACTGTCCACCACATAAATGGCCTTGGCCTCCGAACCGGCGAGCAATTCCAGACCCTCGTTCAGTTCTCGCTCCGGCACCGTGGAAACGGCCATGAGGTTGACGGTGGTTTCATAACCCTTGTCGTGCGCGTCCTTGACCATGTCCAGCGCGGTGGGAATCTGGTTGATGTAAGTCGCCACCCGGATCATGTCGATGACGCTCTCCTTCTTGGGCGGGATGTCTTCGTGGTAATCGCACCGCTCGGCGTCAGCCATGACGGTGAGTTTCAAATCGGTTTTGTTATCGCCGACAATTCGCCGGATGTCTTCTTCCAGACAATACTTCCAACAACCATGCT is a genomic window containing:
- a CDS encoding glycerophosphodiester phosphodiesterase family protein, whose translation is MKAKSFPVYFLALLTSTSLAADFKFFEPLNPPRPFQVMVHRGEAEQAPENTRPALQRCIEDLFEWAEVDVRLTKDGQHVLCHDSKLDRVSNGTGLVKDHTLDEVLALDAGSGFAKRYAGTPLLSFKQCLELAKGKLNLYLDCKDVNPEQLANEILQAGMEQQVIVFDKPDKLQRVRKASKGKVAIMPKWHPAEGTTTWVDKLQPDAVEIDANEITPAITKAFHDKKIKVQTKNLGQWDTPEFWDKALAAHVDWIQTDLPEEIIARDLWRRVPKRPVRISLHRGANRYAPENTLPAFAKAIRLGVDFIEFDVRTTSDGKFYLLHDGTLDGKTDGTGPIANTPSSVVASLSAGVKFGRPFAKLGLPTLEEFLTATEGKIDYYFDAKAIPPEVLAEAVERHHMSERTVVYQSPQYLLKLKAINPRIRALPPLGSPEQIDGLAANLKPYAVDASWKILSKEVIDRCHANGILVFSDALGAHETIADYLQAMDWGIDLIQTDHPMRVMRAIELRAAKAILP
- a CDS encoding VIT1/CCC1 transporter family protein, which produces MPLTPHIEQHFTAGKAVRDVVIGMSDGLTVPFALAAGLTGAIASTRIIVTAGFAEIAAGSIAMGLGGYLAARSDADHYASERTREEVEIVTVPEIEAKEVREIFESYGLTPEESASVVEGLRRRPQAWVDFMMRFELGLEKPQPGRALKSAVTIAGAYVVGGLIPLSSYLVFPSTHRALIVSVAVTLVALVVFGAVKGRFTGVSMARSGLQTALIGGLAAAAAFGIARWIG
- a CDS encoding aldolase catalytic domain-containing protein → MNDKIKKAVKTKDSAAGRWISYRPEIKVLDCTIRDGGLMNNHHFDDQIVKAVYRACVDGGVDYMELGYKASRKGIKVGEHGCWKYCLEEDIRRIVGDNKTDLKLTVMADAERCDYHEDIPPKKESVIDMIRVATYINQIPTALDMVKDAHDKGYETTVNLMAVSTVPERELNEGLELLAGSEAKAIYVVDSFGALYSEKVHYLVKKYEHYCKASGKEVGVHMHNNLQLAYANTIEGIIMGANFLDATMAGLGRGAGNCQMELLIAFLHNPKYNLRPILDCVQNTIEPLRAKLLWGYDLPYLLTGVLNQHPRTAIKFKEAEIKGQKGDILEFYDSVTEEE